CCGCAAGCGCCGCTCGGTCAAGTGGCTGATGCTCACTTGTCCGGTATATCCTCAATTCTTCAACCCTTCCCTGATCATCTACAAAAACCTCAAGCAGCACCGTGCCCTCCTGCCTGTTTCTCCTGGCCGAGGCCGGATATTTAGGCGGAGGATTCTTTTTGTACAGCGGCCTGGCAAGCTGAATAATCTCGCCTTGAACCGGTGCCGGTTCGTCTATCTGCGGCTCAAGGGTTTCAGGCTCCATCAGGAGTTCTTCATCCGTTTCCAACTGCAGCTCATTTTGTGCAAAAAGCTCCTGGGGCGGCAGAATAATCGGCCGCGGTAATTCCCGTACCGTGACATCAACACCTTGTACTGACTGAAAAGGATGCGCGTGGGGGGCGGGTTGGGGAACAAA
The genomic region above belongs to Pseudomonadota bacterium and contains:
- a CDS encoding energy transducer TonB, with the protein product MTSRQYRIIAALAVSFCAHIFLFQAEFNWAGEGRPDAIEPRRVTMTLSSRQSVRPPGKKTGPESFSEIPAAFVPQPAPHAHPFQSVQGVDVTVRELPRPIILPPQELFAQNELQLETDEELLMEPETLEPQIDEPAPVQGEIIQLARPLYKKNPPPKYPASARRNRQEGTVLLEVFVDDQGRVEELRIYRTSEHQPLDRAALAAVENWEFEPGLKNGKPVAMWVRVPVRFVLK